One genomic window of Magnolia sinica isolate HGM2019 chromosome 3, MsV1, whole genome shotgun sequence includes the following:
- the LOC131240578 gene encoding plasmodesmata-located protein 3-like isoform X2 — protein MGFSRSTLFSIFLVFLTGFSLLTPANSAADIFSLAFKGCSKQTISDNSSFQDTVTALFSALISQSSSAHFFKSSSGSGQNSVLGLFQCRGDLSNADCSSCIRQIAEKSSDLCGKSIAARIQLAGCYVHYEIAASQQVSGTELLYKTCSGSRESFEEKRDTAFAALESGIAGGSGFYATTYASVYVIAQCEGDLSVADCSECVKEAVQRAEVECGNSIAGQVYLNRCYMSYSYYPHGIPGHSSDY, from the exons ATGGGTTTTTCTAGATCCACGCTCTTTTCTATATTCCTGGTTTTCCTTACTGGTTTTTCCCTCCTCACTCCTGCTAATTCCGCTGCCGACATCTTCTCCTTAGCGTTCAAGGGCTGTTCAAAGCAGACTATTTCAGACAACAGCAGTTTTCAAGATACTGTAACTGCTCTCTTCAGTGCTCTTATCTCCCAATCCTCAAGCGCCCACTTCTTCAAATCCTCCTCCGGCAGCGGCCAGAACTCTGTATTGGGCCTCTTCCAATGCCGTGGCGATCTCAGCAACGCCGATTGCAGCAGCTGCATCCGCCAGATTGCAGAAAAGTCCAGTGATTTGTGCGGCAAGTCGATCGCTGCACGGATACAGCTCGCTGGGTGCTATGTGCACTATGAGATCGCCGCGTCCCAGCAGGTTTCTGGGACCGAGTTGCTATACAAGACGTGTAGCGGCTCACGGGAGAGTTTTGAGGAGAAGAGGGATACTGCCTTCGCTGCGTTGGAGAGTGGAATTGCAGGCGGGAGCGGGTTCTATGCAACGACGTATGCCTCAGTGTATGTGATTGCGCAGTGCGAGGGGGATTTGAGTGTGGCGGATTGCAGTGAGTGCGTGAAAGAGGCGGTGCAGCGTGCCGAGGTGGAGTGCGGGAACTCAATTGCAGGGCAGGTTTATTTGAACAGGTGCTATATGAGCTACAGCTATTACCCACATGGGATTCCCGGGCATTCTTCAG ATTATTGA
- the LOC131240578 gene encoding plasmodesmata-located protein 2-like isoform X1 has product MGFSRSTLFSIFLVFLTGFSLLTPANSAADIFSLAFKGCSKQTISDNSSFQDTVTALFSALISQSSSAHFFKSSSGSGQNSVLGLFQCRGDLSNADCSSCIRQIAEKSSDLCGKSIAARIQLAGCYVHYEIAASQQVSGTELLYKTCSGSRESFEEKRDTAFAALESGIAGGSGFYATTYASVYVIAQCEGDLSVADCSECVKEAVQRAEVECGNSIAGQVYLNRCYMSYSYYPHGIPGHSSGSKQSTGKTVAIVFGGAFALFFVVICLLFLRSLRRKHDDY; this is encoded by the exons ATGGGTTTTTCTAGATCCACGCTCTTTTCTATATTCCTGGTTTTCCTTACTGGTTTTTCCCTCCTCACTCCTGCTAATTCCGCTGCCGACATCTTCTCCTTAGCGTTCAAGGGCTGTTCAAAGCAGACTATTTCAGACAACAGCAGTTTTCAAGATACTGTAACTGCTCTCTTCAGTGCTCTTATCTCCCAATCCTCAAGCGCCCACTTCTTCAAATCCTCCTCCGGCAGCGGCCAGAACTCTGTATTGGGCCTCTTCCAATGCCGTGGCGATCTCAGCAACGCCGATTGCAGCAGCTGCATCCGCCAGATTGCAGAAAAGTCCAGTGATTTGTGCGGCAAGTCGATCGCTGCACGGATACAGCTCGCTGGGTGCTATGTGCACTATGAGATCGCCGCGTCCCAGCAGGTTTCTGGGACCGAGTTGCTATACAAGACGTGTAGCGGCTCACGGGAGAGTTTTGAGGAGAAGAGGGATACTGCCTTCGCTGCGTTGGAGAGTGGAATTGCAGGCGGGAGCGGGTTCTATGCAACGACGTATGCCTCAGTGTATGTGATTGCGCAGTGCGAGGGGGATTTGAGTGTGGCGGATTGCAGTGAGTGCGTGAAAGAGGCGGTGCAGCGTGCCGAGGTGGAGTGCGGGAACTCAATTGCAGGGCAGGTTTATTTGAACAGGTGCTATATGAGCTACAGCTATTACCCACATGGGATTCCCGGGCATTCTTCAG GGTCAAAGCAGAGCACAGGGAAGACTGTGGCCATTGTCTTTGGAGGAGCTTTTGCTTTGTTTTTCGTGGTTATTTGTCTACTTTTCCTTAGATCCTTGCGGAGGAAACATGATG ATTATTGA